Proteins encoded within one genomic window of Psilocybe cubensis strain MGC-MH-2018 chromosome 2, whole genome shotgun sequence:
- a CDS encoding putative mitochondrial carrier (putative mitochondrial carrier YPR011C): protein MTSAAATSSSTTASSSTENIAEVVKPIKKSTFMMLSPEVASYFVAGGCAGAASRTVVSPLERLKIIQQVQPRGSDAQYRGVWRSLLRMWKEEGFQGFMRGNGINCLRIVPYSAVQFTTYEQLKKWFTKHGSKELDTPKRLASGALAGITSVCSTYPLDLVRSRLSIATASISLAAAPLATKTAPANAVAGQQVKLVSAYHTSSAVASGLKNAATSTYTKADLTIWGMTLKIMREEGGVRALYRGLVTTAVGVAPYVGINFAAYEFLRGIVTPPGKSSVWRKLSCGALAGSISQTLTYPFDVLRRKMQVTGIQGGAIKYNGAIHALTSIVRSEGIAGLYRGLWPNLLKVAPSIATSFFTYELVKEFLIPP from the exons ATGACTAGTGCAGCGGCTACCAGTTCGTCTACGACTGCGTCATCGTCGACGGAGAATATTGCGGAAGTGGTGAAACCTATCAAGAAGTCGACTTTCATGATGCTCAGTCCAGAAGTTGCTTCGTATTTCGTGG CTGGAGGATGTGCGGGAGCAGCTTCGAGGACCGTCGTCAGCCCTTTGGAACGGCTGAAGATCATTCA ACAGGTACAGCCGCGGGGCAGTGATGCACAATACAGGGGAGTATGGCGAAGTTTACTTAGGATGTGGAAGGAAGAAGGCTTCCAGGGCTTCATGAGAGGGAATGGGATTAACTGTCTGCGCATAGTTCCATACAG TGCCGTCCAATTCACTACCTACGAGCAGCTGAAGAAG TGGTTTACTAAACATGGTTCGAAAGAACTCGATACCCCGAAACGACTGGCTAGTGGTGCGCTCGCTGGTATCACCTCTGTCT GTTCGACATACCCCCTGGACCTCGTGCGCTCCCGACTATCGATTGCGACTGCTTCTATATCCCTCGCCGCAGCACCCCTTGCGACGAAGACCGCACCTGCAAACGCGGTCGCAGGGCAACAAGTCAAGCTCGTGTCTGCTTACCACACTTCGTCAGCCGTTGCCTCCGGCTTGAAGAATGCGGCCACTTCTACCTATACCAAGGCCGATTTGACGATATGGGGCATGACGTTAAAGATCATGCGTGAGGAAGGTGGCGTGCGCGCCTTGTACCGTGGGTTGGTGACGACCGCTGTAGGCGTGGCGCCCTACGTCGGCATTAACTTTGCTGCGTATGAATTCTTGAGAGGGATTGTCACTCCTCCAGGAAAGAGCAGTGTCTGGCGGAAGCTGAGTTGCGGTGCACTGGCTG GCTCGATTTCACAAACATTAACATATCCTTTCGATGTGCTGCGTCGTAAGATGCAGGTGACCGGTATACAGGGCGGCGCGATCAAATACAATGGTGCTATCCACGCCTTGACAAGCATCGTACGGTCTGAAGGCATTGCGGGACTTTACCGGGGCCTATGGCCAAATCTAC TCAAAGTCGCACCTAGCATCGCGACCTCTTTTTTCACATATGAACTA GTAAAGGAGTTCTTGATTCCACCATAG
- a CDS encoding putative secreted glycosidase (putative secreted glycosidase ARB_07629), with protein sequence MQKMRTIALSFVLTSCLFISDVHSQPSPNVQKRISQAIAAASKQTNLDYTAFVNPFIGTDNFGDVCPGASIPFGMAKFSTDMTGYAPAGYVTDPTQFVRGLSPLHDSGTGSSLGTYGNFEIMPLLCPGGFNTCTTTLAARQRLRKNNTDDASPGYFSLTLDNNIKMEATATRRAGLERFTFPSGSKPYFVLDLANDLPASFNGGNMTIDPEKGRVTIGGSWGSSFGPGAFHYKAFACYDLLDGGKQKLSEYGVWTGDTVGLDAKGLGQTHLNLSVNLIGGVYQSGALFSFDNKPQTVNIRVGVSFRSEDQACANAESEVGDSTFEEIQAAAKALWQEKLSKIEIDVPNTPANVTEMLYSSLYRASLTPNNATGETQGVFADTTSFYFDSLYCSWDTFRTFYPLMALHSPVEFAQIVDNYIDGWRKNGWMPECRANNLPGWTQGGSSADNIVSHFAINYHNEATQLGIDLNELYAAMVTDAEVNPPEWNIEGRQSNVYNQYGYVPFAVLDVSSTGRQTREGSRTLEYSFEDFGIRQVAQLLGKTSDVAKYTNRSLSYRNVWDPSVVSDGFKGFSQKRYPNGTFAFIDPVDCSPNDKNTSRSCSLQGNNINGFYESSSWEYSWYAPHDTAELINLMGGNATFVKRLDHFFTAGYYDASNEPSFQTPIGYHYANQPAKSVDRVRNVVFSNFDITPAGLPGNDDQAAMASLLSFHLLGLYPVPSSSQLLVLSPFTPKYTIHNSFLNVSTTVTTINFDPKSVQKTVPKNTAAYVKSVTINGKPSDSRCHIDFYDTFRTGGDIVITLTSDKNSANDCLGSVPDSISTGGFSKAR encoded by the exons ATGCAGAAAATGCGAACCATCGCGCTTTCTTTCGTTCTAACATCTTGCCTTTTCATATCCGATGTTCATTCGCAACCTTCTCCGAATGTACAGAAACGTATTTCACAAGCTATAGCGGCAGCCTCGAAACAAACAAACCTGGATTATACCGCTTTTGTTAATCCTTTCATTGGCACCG ACAACTTCGGTGATGTCTG CCCTGGAGCTTCTATTCCTTTTGGGATG GCCAAATTTTCCACTGATATGACCGGATATGCACCAGCTG GCTATGTTACCGATCCAACACAATTCGTTCGCGGACTTAGCCCATTGCATGACAGTGGGACGGGGTCTTCTCTAG GAACATACGGCAATTTCGAAATTATGCCACTGCTATGCCCAGGTGGTTTCAATACATGCACAACTACATTAGCTGCTCGCCAACGCCTGAGAAAAAACAACACTGATG ATGCATCTCCCGGTTACTTCTCCCTTACTCTTGATAACAACATTAAGATGGAAGCCACAGCCACGCGTCGTGCTGGGCTCGAACGCTTTACATTCCCTTCTGGTTCCAAACCGTACTTCGTTTTAGATCTTGCGAATGATCTTCCAGCATCCTTCAACGGTGGGAATATGACCATTGATCCAGAGAAGGGAAGAGTCACCATTGGTGGTAGCTGGGGCTCCAG TTTTGGGCCTGGTGCTTTCCACTACAAGGCTTTCGCCTGCTATGATCTTCTCGATGGTGGAAAGCAGAAGCTTAGCGAATACGGTGTATGGACTGGTGACAC TGTCGGGCTAGACGCCAAAGGCCTTGGCCAAACTCACCTCAACCTCTCGGTAAATCTGATCGGAGGAGTATATCAATCCGGCGCCCTGTTCTCTTTTGACAACAAACCACAAACAGTTAACATCAGGGTTGGCGTTTCATTCCGCTCCGAGGATCAAGCTTGTGCCAACGCCGAATCTGAAGTTGGAGATTCCACCTTTGAAGAGATTCAGGCTGCAGCTAAAGCTCTATGGCAAGAAAAGCTATCCAAGATTGAGATCGATGTCCCCAATACACCTGCCAACGTAACTGAGATGTTGTATTCTTCCTTGTACCGTGCCTCTTTGACCCCC AACAACGCTACTGGAGAGACCCAAGGCGTGTTCGCGGACACTACATCTTTCTATTTCGACTCCCTATATTGCAG TTGGGACACC TTCCGCACATTCTACCCCCTCATGGCATTACATTCTCCTGTGGAGTTTGCACAGATTGTTGACAACTACATCGATGGATGGCGGAAGAATGGGTGGATGCCTGAATGTCGAGCCAACAATCTTCCAGGGTGGACTCAAGGAG GGTCGAGTGCGGATAACATCGTTTCTCACTTCGCCATAAATTACCATAACGAAGCAACCCAACTAGGCATCGACCTAAACGAACTTTATGCCGCGATGGTCACAGACGCCGAAGTCAACCCTCCTGAATGGAATATTGAGGGACGTCAATCAAACGTTTATAA CCAATACGGCTATGTTCCTTTTGCTGTTTTAGACGTGTCCAGCACAGGCAGGCAGACTCGTGAAGGCAGTCGCACTCTTGAA TATTCCTTCGAAGATTTCGGGATTCGTCAAGTCGCTCAGCTATTGGGAAAGACAAGTGATGTCGCTAAGTACACTAATAGGTCATTG TCCTACCGCAATGTCTGGGACCCCTCTGTCGTCAGCGACGGCTTTAAAG GTTTCTCTCAGAAGCGCTATCCTAACGGCACTTTCGCCTTTATCGACCCCGTTGATTGCTCACCAAACGACAAAAATACTTCGAGATCATGTTCTTTGCAAGGAAACAACATCAATGGATTCTACGAATCCTCATCCTGGGAGTACAGCTG GTATGCCCCTCACGATACCGCTGAACTCATCAACCTTATGGGTGGAAAT GCTACATTTGTAAAACGATTGGATCATTTCTTTACC GCCGGATATTATGATGCTTCAAACGAACCCTCATTCCAG ACTCCTATCGGTTACCACTACGCAAACCAACCAGCAAAATCTGTTGACCGGGTTCGCAACGTCGTATTCTCGAACTTTGATATAA CTCCTGCGGGTTTGCCCGGAAATGACGACCAAGCAGCGATGGCATCATTATTGTCCTTCCATCTCCTAGGACTGTACCCAG TCCCATCTTCGTCACAACTCCTCGTCTTATCGCCTTTCACTCCCAAGTATACGATCCACAATTCATTCCTGAACGTTAGCACTACTGTCACCACCATCAACTTCGACCCGAAATCTGTTCAGAAGACCGTGCCAAAGAACACAGCAGCATATGTAAAGAGTGTAACTATCAATGGCAAACCCTCTGACTCGCGCTGCCACATCGACTTCTACGATACCTTTAGGACTGGAGGCGACATCGTGATTACTCTCACTTCAGACAAGAACTCTGCCAATGATTGTCTGGGTTCTGTCCCTGACAGCATTTCAACGGGAGGATTCTCCAAAGCACGTTGA